A portion of the Cellulophaga algicola DSM 14237 genome contains these proteins:
- a CDS encoding ABC transporter permease, with protein MNKLLLIIKREYLAKVRNKSFVIMTFLSPILMVAMVVLIAFLTQLNDSEKQVISILNESDFFHNEFVTTESTSFLEFRNVSLKSAIDSTSSLGYYGLLYIPNAASLEEITNKSFFYTKEAPSTSVLDKIEGVFKTRLQQHRLQQLGVSKQDFLEVDKTYDINLSTFSGDINIKGFNEIRAFIGGGFGYLIMMFIIIYGGFVMRSVIEEKTSRIIEVIISSVKPFQLMMGKIIGTSLAGLTQFAIWIFSASILMLIVIFVFDIDPAAFSGDTPSMAAMSTVPNVSMMNEKVLALGVEIFKIPWIMLISFFLVYFLLGYLIYSSIYAAIGAAVDNETDTQQFILPVITPLMLAIYVGFFSVFNNPHGPIAVAFSLFPLTSPIVMLMRLSSGLGEGGVPIWQVIVSILLLMVTFIGIVWLAAKIYRIGILMYGKKPSYRELYKWLKY; from the coding sequence ATGAATAAATTACTGCTTATTATTAAACGGGAGTATTTGGCAAAAGTTCGAAATAAGTCTTTTGTTATTATGACCTTTTTGAGTCCCATACTTATGGTTGCCATGGTGGTCCTTATTGCTTTTTTGACCCAATTAAATGATAGTGAAAAACAAGTAATTTCCATTTTAAATGAAAGTGATTTTTTTCATAATGAATTTGTAACCACAGAAAGTACCTCCTTTTTAGAATTTAGAAATGTGTCCTTAAAAAGCGCTATAGACTCTACCTCTAGCTTGGGGTATTATGGACTTTTATATATACCCAATGCGGCAAGTTTAGAAGAAATTACAAATAAATCGTTTTTCTACACAAAAGAAGCGCCAAGTACTTCTGTTTTAGATAAAATTGAAGGGGTCTTTAAGACAAGACTTCAACAACATAGATTGCAACAATTAGGAGTTTCAAAACAAGATTTTTTAGAGGTTGATAAGACTTACGATATTAATTTATCTACCTTTTCAGGAGATATTAATATTAAAGGATTTAATGAAATCAGGGCATTTATTGGTGGTGGTTTTGGATATTTAATAATGATGTTCATTATCATTTATGGTGGTTTTGTTATGAGAAGCGTTATAGAAGAGAAAACCAGTAGAATTATTGAAGTTATTATTTCATCGGTAAAACCTTTTCAATTAATGATGGGTAAAATTATTGGGACTTCCTTAGCTGGGTTAACCCAGTTTGCTATTTGGATTTTTTCTGCCTCCATATTAATGCTAATCGTAATTTTTGTTTTTGATATTGATCCTGCAGCATTTAGTGGGGATACCCCCTCAATGGCGGCAATGTCAACGGTACCAAACGTATCAATGATGAATGAAAAGGTTTTGGCTTTAGGGGTCGAAATTTTCAAAATACCATGGATTATGTTAATCAGTTTTTTTCTGGTTTATTTCTTATTGGGATATCTAATATACAGTTCAATATATGCGGCAATTGGAGCTGCTGTTGATAATGAAACAGACACGCAACAGTTTATTTTACCGGTTATAACTCCTTTAATGTTAGCAATTTATGTAGGTTTTTTCTCCGTGTTTAATAACCCCCACGGGCCCATCGCAGTTGCTTTTTCTCTATTTCCGTTAACCTCTCCAATTGTAATGCTTATGCGTTTATCTAGTGGTTTAGGAGAAGGTGGCGTTCCTATTTGGCAAGTAATTGTTTCTATTTTACTTTTAATGGTTACATTTATAGGGATTGTTTGGCTTGCGGCAAAAATTTATCGCATTGGTATTTTAATGTATGGGAAGAAGCCAAGTTATAGGGAGTTATATAAGTGGTTAAAATATTAA
- a CDS encoding mechanosensitive ion channel family protein: MIQDHTEKVAEILKEDVWGVIKNILELGVHFGKGANEIHITIGLLLLLVLAFIATSFILKWMRYLFTRRMELDDQHKFHSVFKFIRYVAFLVVIVLTMSAAGINITILLTASAALFVGLGLALQELFQDVIGGIFIIVDKSLSVGDIVEVEGKVGKVFEIKLRTTRCITRDDKVIIIPNHKFISETIYNYTQNHKTTRETVRVGVAYGSDVNLVTRLLEEAVIGQKGVLKSPKPFVLFEDFGDSALLFAVNFYIGDSFSDPRIKSAIRYNIDAKFREQQISIPFPQRDVHIKNN, encoded by the coding sequence ATGATTCAAGATCATACTGAAAAAGTTGCAGAAATTTTAAAGGAAGATGTTTGGGGTGTTATCAAAAATATTTTAGAACTAGGAGTACACTTTGGGAAAGGTGCAAATGAAATTCACATTACGATAGGACTCTTGCTTTTGTTAGTTCTGGCGTTTATAGCAACTAGTTTTATTTTAAAATGGATGCGTTATCTCTTTACGAGAAGAATGGAGCTAGATGATCAGCATAAGTTTCATAGTGTCTTTAAATTTATCAGATATGTAGCTTTTCTGGTAGTTATTGTGCTAACCATGAGTGCTGCAGGAATAAATATAACCATTCTTTTAACCGCTTCTGCTGCACTATTTGTAGGTTTAGGTTTAGCACTTCAGGAATTATTTCAAGATGTGATTGGAGGTATATTTATAATTGTAGATAAATCATTAAGCGTTGGAGATATTGTAGAAGTCGAAGGTAAAGTTGGTAAGGTTTTTGAAATTAAATTAAGAACAACCAGATGTATTACTAGAGATGATAAGGTAATTATAATACCAAACCATAAATTTATAAGTGAAACAATTTATAATTATACGCAAAATCATAAAACTACTCGTGAAACAGTAAGGGTCGGTGTCGCTTATGGTAGTGATGTAAATTTAGTAACGAGACTATTGGAAGAAGCTGTTATTGGTCAGAAAGGTGTTTTAAAAAGCCCAAAGCCATTTGTCTTGTTTGAGGATTTTGGAGATTCTGCGTTGTTGTTTGCTGTTAATTTTTATATAGGCGATAGCTTTTCGGATCCAAGAATAAAGAGTGCAATTCGGTATAACATAGATGCTAAATTTAGAGAACAACAAATTAGTATTCCATTTCCACAGCGAGATGTTCATATTAAAAATAATTAA